A window of Primulina huaijiensis isolate GDHJ02 chromosome 9, ASM1229523v2, whole genome shotgun sequence contains these coding sequences:
- the LOC140984072 gene encoding probable WRKY transcription factor 65 isoform X1: MSRLINTRLVSELVDSDESPENSADSPRSAVSGDIKTASTSSSRRSRRGGIQKRVVSIPIKDVEGLKLKGDHMTAPPSDSWAWRKYGQKPIKGSPYPRGYYRCSSSKGCPARKQVERSRVDPNMLVVTYSCEHNHPWPASRHNNLNTNHKKSTSSSSASVAAATTNLTASVSEEEEEEEEEEEEKKKKKPLINPSNQSQQIIEENKFSHLCEGPLIINGSDQFGWFSDFESTSCIMLESPILTEDRIATDNEMAMLFTMREEDESLFADLGELPECSTVFRRGMAQKEMEQRRHSGDETMCLPQICLPS; the protein is encoded by the exons ATGAGTAGATTGATTAACACTAGACTTGTTAGCGAACTTGTAGATTCCGATGAATCCCCGGAAAACAGCGCAGATTCGCCTCGCTCCGCCGTGTCCGGAGATATCAAGACCGCTTCCACCTCCTCTTCCAGAAGAAg TAGGAGAGGAGGCATACAGAAGAGAGTCGTGTCAATTCCAATCAAAGACGTGGAAGGATTAAAGCTGAAAGGTGATCATATGACTGCTCCGCCGTCTGATTCTTGGGCGTGGAGAAAATACGGCCAAAAACCCATAAAAGGTTCTCCATATCCAAG AGGATATTACAGGTGTAGTAGTTCAAAAGGATGTCCCGCAAGAAAACAAGTGGAGAGGAGTAGAGTGGACCCTAACATGCTAGTGGTGACATATTCTTGTGAACACAACCACCCTTGGCCGGCATCTAGGCATAACAATCTCAATACCAACCACAAAAAATCCACCAGCTCCAGCTCGGCTTCTGTAGCCGCCGCCACTACTAACTTGACAGCTTCAGTatccgaagaagaagaagaagaagaagaagaagaagaagagaagaagaagaagaaacccTTGATTAACCCTTCTAATCAATCTCAACAAATCATCGAGGAGAACAAATTTAGCCATCTTTGTGAAGGGCCGCTGATCATTAATGGGAGCGATCAATTTGGATGGTTTTCTGATTTTGAATCCACATCTTGCATCATGCTAGAAAGTCCCATTTTAACCGAGGACAGGATTGCTACAGACAATGAAATGGCTATGCTTTTCACGATGCGTGAAGAAGATGAGTCGCTGTTTGCTGATCTCGGTGAGTTGCCGGAATGTTCAACTGTTTTCCGCCGTGGGATGGCGCAAAAGGAGATGGAGCAACGGCGGCACAGTGGGGATGAGACCATGTGCCTTCCCCAAATTTGTCTTCCGTCATGA
- the LOC140984072 gene encoding probable WRKY transcription factor 65 isoform X2, producing MSRLINTRLVSELVDSDESPENSADSPRSAVSGDIKTASTSSSRRRRGGIQKRVVSIPIKDVEGLKLKGDHMTAPPSDSWAWRKYGQKPIKGSPYPRGYYRCSSSKGCPARKQVERSRVDPNMLVVTYSCEHNHPWPASRHNNLNTNHKKSTSSSSASVAAATTNLTASVSEEEEEEEEEEEEKKKKKPLINPSNQSQQIIEENKFSHLCEGPLIINGSDQFGWFSDFESTSCIMLESPILTEDRIATDNEMAMLFTMREEDESLFADLGELPECSTVFRRGMAQKEMEQRRHSGDETMCLPQICLPS from the exons ATGAGTAGATTGATTAACACTAGACTTGTTAGCGAACTTGTAGATTCCGATGAATCCCCGGAAAACAGCGCAGATTCGCCTCGCTCCGCCGTGTCCGGAGATATCAAGACCGCTTCCACCTCCTCTTCCAGAAGAAg GAGAGGAGGCATACAGAAGAGAGTCGTGTCAATTCCAATCAAAGACGTGGAAGGATTAAAGCTGAAAGGTGATCATATGACTGCTCCGCCGTCTGATTCTTGGGCGTGGAGAAAATACGGCCAAAAACCCATAAAAGGTTCTCCATATCCAAG AGGATATTACAGGTGTAGTAGTTCAAAAGGATGTCCCGCAAGAAAACAAGTGGAGAGGAGTAGAGTGGACCCTAACATGCTAGTGGTGACATATTCTTGTGAACACAACCACCCTTGGCCGGCATCTAGGCATAACAATCTCAATACCAACCACAAAAAATCCACCAGCTCCAGCTCGGCTTCTGTAGCCGCCGCCACTACTAACTTGACAGCTTCAGTatccgaagaagaagaagaagaagaagaagaagaagaagagaagaagaagaagaaacccTTGATTAACCCTTCTAATCAATCTCAACAAATCATCGAGGAGAACAAATTTAGCCATCTTTGTGAAGGGCCGCTGATCATTAATGGGAGCGATCAATTTGGATGGTTTTCTGATTTTGAATCCACATCTTGCATCATGCTAGAAAGTCCCATTTTAACCGAGGACAGGATTGCTACAGACAATGAAATGGCTATGCTTTTCACGATGCGTGAAGAAGATGAGTCGCTGTTTGCTGATCTCGGTGAGTTGCCGGAATGTTCAACTGTTTTCCGCCGTGGGATGGCGCAAAAGGAGATGGAGCAACGGCGGCACAGTGGGGATGAGACCATGTGCCTTCCCCAAATTTGTCTTCCGTCATGA
- the LOC140984155 gene encoding ras-related protein RABA1d-like, translated as MDGYRAEDDYDYLFKLVLIGDSGVGKSNLLSRFTRNEFSLETKSTIGVEFATRSMTLESKVIKAQIWDTAGQERYRAITSAYYRGAVGALLVYDVTRHSTFESVERWLRELRDHTDPDIVVMLIGNKSDLRHLVTVSIEDGTSFAERESLYFMETSALDATNVEKAFSYVVDQIYRMVSKKNVEVGEDSAAMNVPSIGEKIDVSKDVSDMKKSGCCSS; from the exons ATGGATGGATATAGAGCGGAAGATGACTATGACTATCTGTTCAAGTTGGTTTTGATTGGGGACTCAGGTGTGGGTAAATCCAACTTGCTTTCGAGATTCACTAGGAATGAGTTTAGCCTGGAGACTAAATCCACCATCGGAGTTGAGTTTGCTACGAGAAGCATGACACTTGAGAGTAAAGTTATCAAGGCTCAGATTTGGGACACGGCTGGCCAGGAAAG GTACCGTGCCATCACCAGCGCCTACTATCGTGGTGCGGTTGGTGCTTTGCTGGTCTATGATGTCACCAGACATTCCACATTCGAAAGTGTGGAGAGATGGCTAAGAGAGCTGAGAGATCACACTGATCCCGACATTGTAGTCATGCTCATTGGCAACAAATCGGATCTTCGACATCTGGTGACTGTCTCAATTGAAGATGGAACATCATTTGCTGAGAGAGAGTCACTCTACTTCATGGAAACATCTGCACTGGATGCTACAAACGTGGAAAAAGCGTTCTCATATGTTGTTGATCAGATATATCGTATGGTGAGCAAGAAGAATGTGGAGGTTGGTGAGGATTCAGCTGCAATGAATGTCCCTTCAATAGGGGAGAAAATTGACGTTAGTAAAGATGTATCGGATATGAAAAAATCCGGGTGCTGTTCCTCTTAG
- the LOC140985040 gene encoding protein GRAVITROPIC IN THE LIGHT 1-like translates to MDPILPSPATSRNRLTRKFRNVINLKTAKKTGSNPGAYLLIPQKKLRCFESHQFEKEDGEEAKEDSRNRAAMDAFVAKLFATISAVKAAYAELQMAQFPYNREAVRSADQTVVDDLKALSELKREFLKKQFDFSPSHVTLLLAEIQEQQSLMKTYEITMKKMRGEIDNKEALISTIEQQLQDIIQKNKTLEKKLNASGSFSILDNVKFSEVSPKDFILVLHYALRSVRNFVKFLIREMESANWDIEAAANAIQSVLILSKRDHKAFIFESFVCSEIFAGFNDPCFSVQENYQFLPEEIHQRRIFLFEEFKRMSSVSVFHLLRQNPNSLFGKFLKYKYLHLVHPKMELSFSGDLNQRKMVNSGEYPETEFFKMFAEMGRRVWLSHCLAFSFGQEVSSFQVKQSSKFSEVFMESLNQDIFTAADCDLVVAFAVVPGFKVGHTVVKRQVYLSAATSPA, encoded by the coding sequence atGGATCCAATATTGCCCTCTCCAGCTACAAGCAGAAACAGGTTAACTAGAAAGTTTCGAAATGTTATTAACCTGAAAACTGCTAAAAAAACTGGCTCGAATCCTGGAGCTTACCTGCTCATCCCCCAAAAAAAGCTCCGGTGCTTTGAGTCTCACCAGTTTGAGAAAGAGGATGGGGAGGAAGCCAAAGAAGATTCCAGAAACAGGGCTGCAATGGATGCCTTCGTTGCCAAGCTTTTTGCCACAATCTCAGCTGTTAAAGCAGCTTATGCCGAGCTTCAAATGGCTCAGTTTCCTTACAATAGAGAGGCAGTACGGTCCGCGGACCAAACTGTCGTTGATGATTTGAAAGCACTTTCGGAGCTGAAACGTGAATTCTTGAAGAAACAGTTTGATTTTTCGCCATCCCACGTGACTTTATTGCTCGCGGAAATTCAAGAACAGCAGTCGCTGATGAAGACTTATGAGATTACCATGAAGAAAATGCGCGGTGAAATCGACAACAAGGAGGCACTGATTTCTACCATTGAACAACAGCTTCAAGATATCATTCAGAAAAACAAGACCCTGGAAAAAAAGCTGAACGCTAGTGGATCCTTTTCAATTCTTGACAACGTTAAGTTCTCCGAAGTAAGTCCTAAAGATTTTATCTTGGTTTTGCACTATGCGTTGAGATCTGTTCGCAACTTTGTCAAGTTCTTGATTCGAGAAATGGAGTCTGCGAACTGGGATATCGAAGCTGCAGCAAATGCTATACAATCTGTCCTCATTTTAAGCAAAAGGGATCATAAAGCTTTCATATTTGAATCGTTTGTGTGCAGTGAAATTTTTGCTGGCTTCAACGATCCATGTTTTTCTGTACAAGAAAATTATCAGTTCTTGCCAGAAGAAATTCATCAGCGTCGAATTTTCTTATTCGAGGAGTTCAAGAGGATGAGTTCAGTGAGTGTATTCCATCTCCTAAGGCAGAATCCCAATTCTTTGTTTGGGAAGTTCTTGAAGTATAAGTACCTTCACTTGGTACACCCGAAAATGGAGCTCTCGTTTTCCGGGGATTTGAACCAAAGAAAAATGGTGAATTCGGGAGAATACCCAGAAACTGAATTCTTCAAAATGTTTGCTGAAATGGGGAGGAGGGTTTGGCTTTCACACTGTTTGGCATTTTCGTTTGGCCAAGAAGTCAGCTCCTTTCAAGTCAAACAGAGTTCCAAATtctccgaagttttcatggaaaGTCTTAACCAAGACATTTTTACGGCGGCGGACTGTGATTTGGTGGTCGCGTTCGCCGTGGTTCCGGGGTTCAAGGTTGGACACACGGTGGTGAAACGCCAGGTGTACTTATCTGCGGCAACGTCTCCAGCTTAA